In one Halorubrum sp. CBA1229 genomic region, the following are encoded:
- a CDS encoding prephenate dehydrogenase, with amino-acid sequence MDLLVVGAGEIGRWIADTVSADESPVDAAVAFADRDPEVARDAAASRDATAVPADGDTTHDAVCLAVPMSAVPAAVEAYAPRAVRAVLDVSGEMTEAVAAMREHAPDLERASFHPLFAPPRVPGNVACVVDEGGSVVEGIAAAIEAGGNDVFETTPAEHDRAMETVQAGAHAAVLAWRLAGDDVREEFHTPVSAALDDVADTVTEGAPGVYAEIQRAFDGADDVAAAAREIADADPEAFADLYEAARGDREGRERHE; translated from the coding sequence ATGGACCTACTCGTCGTGGGCGCGGGCGAGATCGGCCGGTGGATCGCCGACACGGTGTCGGCCGACGAGTCGCCGGTGGACGCGGCGGTCGCCTTCGCCGACCGCGACCCCGAGGTCGCCCGCGACGCCGCCGCCTCGCGCGACGCGACGGCGGTCCCGGCCGACGGCGACACGACCCACGACGCGGTGTGTCTCGCGGTGCCGATGTCGGCGGTCCCCGCGGCGGTCGAGGCGTACGCGCCCCGGGCGGTGCGGGCGGTCCTCGACGTCTCCGGCGAGATGACCGAGGCGGTCGCGGCGATGCGCGAGCACGCGCCGGACCTCGAACGCGCGAGCTTCCACCCGCTGTTCGCGCCGCCGCGCGTCCCGGGCAACGTCGCCTGCGTGGTCGACGAGGGCGGCTCCGTCGTCGAGGGGATCGCGGCCGCGATCGAGGCCGGCGGCAACGACGTGTTCGAGACGACGCCCGCCGAGCACGACCGGGCGATGGAGACGGTGCAGGCCGGCGCGCACGCGGCGGTCCTCGCGTGGCGGCTGGCGGGCGACGACGTGCGCGAGGAGTTCCACACCCCGGTCTCGGCCGCGCTCGACGATGTCGCCGACACCGTCACCGAGGGCGCGCCCGGGGTGTACGCCGAGATCCAGCGCGCCTTCGACGGCGCCGACGACGTGGCCGCCGCGGCCCGCGAGATCGCCGACGCCGACCCGGAGGCGTTCGCCGACCTGTACGAGGCGGCCCGCGGCGACCGCGAGGGACGAGAGCGACACGAGTGA
- a CDS encoding MFS transporter yields MSDDDRGERRLLGAVVLAVLVSQVLLYPGVPDLVVALGAPAGIDAGMWFLVAEFGAFVSFAVVWGAASDALGRRVPLIVAGALGGAASYVALAAVPGLGLGFRAALVVRVVGGALTIGAFSLAITSLMDLRGGNGRNMGAAGTAIGLGAALGSVVGGALADVDTFYPVYAGAAVLAGAGLLAAAVDDRAVGRASAEGDGDDARFRDVLAQARTTRGLLVPLAFGFVDRLTAGFFALVGVYYFQDPETFGLSAAGAGATLALFFVPFALLQSPFGSLSDRVGRFLPVVVGSIAYGVVTVGVGLAPVYPVAAGLMALVGVCGALMAPATMALVTDLVEPEARGAAMGLFNVFGSLGFLAGFLVGGGATEAFGYTPAFLAVGGLELAIALALFPAVRALAPGDGLLGLRGDAERSASE; encoded by the coding sequence ATGAGCGACGACGACCGCGGAGAACGGCGGCTGCTCGGCGCCGTCGTGCTCGCGGTGCTCGTCTCGCAGGTGCTCCTCTACCCCGGCGTGCCGGACCTGGTGGTCGCGCTCGGCGCGCCGGCCGGCATCGACGCCGGGATGTGGTTCCTCGTCGCGGAGTTCGGCGCGTTCGTCTCCTTCGCGGTCGTCTGGGGGGCCGCCAGCGACGCCCTCGGGCGGCGGGTCCCGCTGATCGTCGCCGGCGCCCTCGGCGGCGCGGCCTCGTACGTCGCGCTGGCGGCGGTGCCGGGCCTCGGCCTCGGCTTCCGGGCGGCGCTCGTGGTCCGCGTCGTCGGCGGGGCGCTCACGATCGGCGCGTTCTCGCTCGCGATCACGTCGCTGATGGACTTACGCGGCGGCAACGGGCGTAACATGGGCGCCGCCGGGACGGCGATCGGGCTGGGCGCGGCCCTCGGGTCCGTGGTCGGCGGGGCGCTCGCCGACGTCGACACGTTCTACCCGGTGTACGCCGGGGCCGCGGTGCTGGCGGGCGCGGGGCTGCTCGCGGCGGCCGTCGACGACCGGGCAGTCGGAAGGGCGAGCGCGGAGGGCGACGGCGACGACGCCCGGTTCCGCGACGTGCTCGCGCAAGCGCGGACGACCCGCGGGCTCCTCGTCCCGCTGGCGTTCGGGTTCGTCGACCGACTCACGGCCGGCTTCTTCGCCTTAGTCGGCGTCTACTACTTTCAGGACCCGGAGACCTTCGGCCTCTCGGCCGCCGGCGCGGGCGCGACGCTCGCGCTCTTCTTCGTCCCGTTCGCGCTGCTCCAGTCGCCGTTCGGGTCGCTCTCCGACCGGGTGGGCCGCTTCCTCCCCGTCGTGGTCGGGTCGATCGCGTACGGGGTCGTCACGGTCGGCGTCGGCCTCGCGCCGGTCTACCCCGTCGCCGCCGGCCTGATGGCCCTCGTCGGGGTCTGCGGCGCGCTGATGGCGCCGGCGACGATGGCGCTCGTCACCGACCTCGTCGAGCCCGAGGCCCGCGGCGCGGCGATGGGGCTGTTCAACGTGTTCGGCTCGCTCGGCTTCCTCGCCGGCTTCCTCGTCGGCGGCGGCGCCACCGAGGCGTTCGGGTACACGCCGGCGTTCCTCGCGGTCGGCGGGCTGGAGCTCGCGATCGCGCTGGCGCTGTTCCCGGCCGTCCGGGCCCTCGCCCCGGGCGATGGCCTCCTCGGGCTCCGCGGAGACGCCGAGCGGTCGGCCTCGGAGTAG
- a CDS encoding glycosyltransferase family 2 protein, with protein MIEPLAATAVALVFWVTLLLYGFSSFWWLLEVTVLAYGWRADDESEIGLDNIQVRILTYNSPSTVQVTVNSVPEGVAETKVIAEAEMDIDGADVHVVPDEFESQAQKKGRAIEWARRHVACEQEYILYLDEDSIMVNFEGLPAADLVQITEHPLRTGSWLVYLCEVFRVGYQREQRAFHRMAYPLYAWGGAVAVRTELEDEVTWDVPTITEDTTYIWRAAKHVNRKGGRFDYRLLNRRFRNQAPPSIREMFNQRRRWMSGTLRDMYRLPRRYLPLQAARIITWTLSPVIPLLSVLAFLYPELVPQHGLYQIASVGLFSMLFVYMTAGLIEYRKYPEQWPVYLALTPLVVTLHAVGAFWGMLRPAKDFKITEKTPGRVGVETLTELNPDLDEEIMAPNEETAEPGKETAASDGESDAAAASAND; from the coding sequence ATGATCGAACCGCTCGCCGCGACAGCCGTCGCGCTCGTGTTCTGGGTGACGCTCCTGTTGTACGGCTTCTCCTCGTTCTGGTGGCTGCTCGAAGTGACGGTCCTCGCGTACGGCTGGCGGGCCGACGACGAGAGCGAGATCGGCCTGGATAACATCCAAGTGCGTATTCTGACGTACAACTCGCCGTCGACCGTGCAAGTGACCGTGAACTCAGTCCCCGAGGGAGTGGCCGAGACGAAGGTGATAGCCGAGGCGGAGATGGACATCGACGGCGCCGACGTCCACGTCGTCCCCGACGAGTTCGAGAGCCAGGCGCAGAAGAAAGGCCGAGCCATCGAGTGGGCCCGTCGGCACGTCGCCTGCGAGCAGGAGTACATCCTGTACCTCGACGAGGACAGCATCATGGTCAACTTCGAGGGACTGCCGGCCGCCGACCTCGTCCAGATCACGGAACACCCGCTCCGGACCGGGTCCTGGCTGGTCTACCTCTGTGAGGTGTTTCGGGTCGGCTACCAGCGCGAACAGCGCGCCTTCCACCGCATGGCGTATCCCCTCTACGCGTGGGGCGGCGCCGTCGCCGTCCGGACCGAACTCGAGGACGAGGTCACGTGGGACGTCCCGACGATCACCGAGGACACAACGTACATCTGGCGGGCCGCCAAACACGTTAACCGCAAGGGCGGACGGTTCGACTACCGCCTGCTGAACAGACGGTTTCGGAACCAGGCCCCGCCCTCGATCCGGGAGATGTTCAACCAGCGACGGCGGTGGATGTCTGGGACGCTCCGGGACATGTACCGGCTCCCGCGGCGGTACCTCCCGCTCCAAGCCGCGCGAATTATCACCTGGACGCTGTCGCCCGTGATCCCGCTGTTGTCCGTGCTGGCGTTCCTCTATCCCGAACTGGTCCCGCAACACGGCCTCTATCAGATCGCCTCCGTCGGCCTGTTCAGTATGCTGTTCGTGTATATGACGGCGGGGCTGATCGAGTACCGCAAGTACCCCGAGCAGTGGCCCGTCTACCTCGCGTTGACACCGCTCGTCGTGACGCTCCACGCCGTCGGAGCGTTCTGGGGCATGCTCCGGCCGGCGAAGGACTTCAAGATAACCGAGAAGACGCCGGGGCGTGTCGGCGTGGAGACGCTCACGGAACTGAATCCCGACCTAGATGAGGAAATCATGGCGCCTAACGAAGAGACCGCGGAGCCCGGAAAAGAGACCGCGGCGTCCGACGGGGAGTCAGACGCCGCGGCGGCGTCGGCCAACGACTGA